The segment CGTGGTCATCAACCTTCTCGGCGGGATCATCCTGGGTGCGGTCAAGCTCGGGCTTCCCATCGGCGAGGCCGTTCAGCGGTTCTCCCTGCTGACCGTGGGCGACGGGCTAGTCAGTCAGATCCCGGCCCTGCTGGTCTCGACGGCAACGGGTCTGGTGGTCACCCGGGCGGCCTCAGAGGACAACCTTGGTGCCGAGGTCTGCGGGCAGTTGGTCGCGCAGCCAAGGGCGGTGCTCATCGTCGGGGTCGTGCTCGTGTGTTTCAGTCTCGTTCCCGGATTGCCGAGCGCCGCCTTCGTGACGGTCGGAGGGGCGGTCTGCGCAGTCGCCTGGTATCTCCTGCGTAAGCGCCCCGAGGCTGAGACGGAGGTCGCTGCAGCGACAGAGGCCGGTACGAACTTCGAGCCGTCGCCGGTCGATGATCTGATCCAGGTCGATCGACTGTGCCTGCGGATTGGCTACGGACTGCTGTCGCTCACCGACCCGGAGAGCGGCGAGTTGCTCGACCGCATTGCAGGCGTCCGCAAGCAGATCGCGCAGAACCTGGGGCTGGTGGTTCCGCCTGTGCGGGTACGTGACGACATGACTCTGGGGCCGCATGAGTACGTGATTCGCATTAAGGAAGCCGAGGCCGGTCGCGGGAAGTTGAGGCCGCCGATGATGATGGCGCTGAGCCCGAGTCCGGAGCCGCCGACCATCCCGGGTGAGGACACCCTCGAGCCTGCCTTTGGGCTGCAGGCAAAGTGGATTCGGCAACAGGACGCCACCCTTGCCGAGGCACGCGGGTACACGGTGGTTGATTGTGCGACCGTCATCGCCACGCACCTCAGTGAGGTCATCAAGCAGCGAGCGGCCGACCTGCTGAGTCGCCAGGACGTGCAGAACATGATTGATGCCCTGCGCGAGCGTGAGCCGTCGGTGGTGAACGACACAGTGCCCGACCTGGCCTCCGTGGGACAGGTTCAGCAGGCTCTTCGCGCTCTGCTGGCCGAGGGCGTTCCAGTACGTGACTTCTCGACAATCCTCGAATCCGTGGGCGATGGTCTGCGGGCGACCCAGAACCTCGACGACGCGGTGGAGGTGTGTCGCCTCTCGCTGTCGCGCGTGATCTGTAGCCGATACCTGAGCAGCGACGGGTCCCTCCGGGCCATCACCGTGCACCCCGACCTGGAGCGGCAGTGCGTGGAGTCGACCTTCGTCACGACTCAGGGCCCGGTCTGTGGGCTGCAGGTCGGGCTGGCCATGCGTCTGCTCACCCAGGTACGTGACCTTGCCGAGGCGGCTATGCGTGCGGGGCACCAGCCGGTGCTGCTTACCTCCCCTCAGGCCCGGCGACCGGTGCGCCTGCTGACGGCCCGTGACTTCGCCGGCATCCCCGTGGTCTCCCACGCCGAGGTTCCACCCGACCTTGAGGTGCAGGTGATCGGGCAGCTTGCCCTTCAGGCCGAGCTGAGCGCTGCCTGATCTTCACGAGGCGCCTGCGCAGTGCGGCGTCGCTGGATCAGGCACGGCGATTGCAGAAAGGGTAGCCGGGATACCCGCCGCCTGACCGCCTTCCTGATATGCAAGGAGATTCCGTGCTCCCCTCCGAGGCTTCGCAAGTGACGGACGAGATGATGGCAGCCGTGGAGCGCTGCGCCCCGGCAGTGGTCGCCGCGATGGCACGAGGCAGTGACTGCCTGGCTGCCGGCACCGACCGTGAGAGCCTGGTCGGACAGCTCCTTCTGAAGGTGGCGGAGCGCGCCTGCTCCGAGCACTGGCCCGCAGAGGGCTATGAGCGGCGAGCCGAGACCCTGACGCTGGAGTACCTCGGCGCCGACCTTCAGGACGGGCTCGGTGCGCTGGGGTCCGTGAGGCTGGTCGGAGTGCAGCCAACGCCACAGATGCGAAGCCGTGTGCTGTCTGTGCTCGAAGAGCTGGACACGCTGCGCCTGCAAGTTCTCGCCCTGCTGCTGCAGGAGGAGCTGAGCCTGGCAGAGACAGCCCAGGTGCTGGGGATCGCGCCGGAGCAGGTCCGGGAAGAGTGCCTTCGCGTGCTGGAACAGATCTGCGAGATTGTGGGCGCTGCGGAGGACCGGCGCTAAGAGCACTGGGCCGAAGCTGCCACGCGGCAACCCAAGAGCACCCGTTTCCGGAAAGCCTGAGGTGACCAAGATCATGCTGCGCGAAGTCTACCGATCCGCGGCCACGATGTTCTCCGAGCTCCTGCGCCAGGATGTGCATGCCCACAACCTTGCCAACGTCGACACCACTGGTTTCAAGCGCTGCATCGCCCGAGCTGTGACGGGAGGAAACCCACAGAACCAGACGGTGGTCTCCCAGAGCGTGGACCTGCGCCCGGGTGAGGTGAAGCAGACCGGCAGCGCCCTGGATGTGGCCCTGCGCAGTCGGGGCTACTTCGTCGTCGACACCGGCGCGGGGCGACTGTACACCCGGAACGGGCATTTCACGCTCAACAGCCAGGGCTACCTGGTCACGACGGGCGGCTACCGGGTCTTGGGCACGCAGGGCCCCATGAGGCTGACGGGCAGCGACACGCTCATCGCCGAAGACGGAACCGTGTATAGCGACAAACAGCGTGTTGACCGTCTGCTGGTGGTGGACTTTCCGGCCCAGTCTGCCCTGAGCCATCGGGCGGGCTCAGCGATGACCGGCTCGCAGGGCGCTGTGCCGGTCGGTACGACCTCGGTGATGCAGGGGGCAGTGGAAGGCTCGAATGTGGACCCGGTGGTGGAGGTGGTGGCCATGACCGACGGCTACCGGCTCTACGAGGCCAATGCACGGGCCATCAATGCCGCCGACCAGAGTCTTGGCAAGCTCATCGAAGCTACCACCGCGTAGCAAGGCAAGAGACTCGGACGTTGCGAGACGGATAGGCAGGCACGGCACGGCAATTGCTACTCGGCTAGAGGGTGGCGGTGACGCCTCGGGAGGTCTGCCGCCACCAGACAGAATCAGATTGAGGTGACTGGGACATGATGCGCTCCCTGTGGTCGGCTGCAACGGGAATGATTGCTCAGCAGTTGAACGTGGACACCATCGCCAACAACCTCGCCAACGTGAACACGGCGGGCTACAAGAAGATGCGGGTCGATTTCCAGGATCTGATGTACCAGACGCTGCGGATGCCCGGGAGCCCTTCGACGCAGAGCGTGCAGCTCCCGACCGGGCTGCAGGTAGGTCTGGGGACGAAGGCCGCCGCCACCGTCAAGAACTTCGAGCAGGGGACCTTCGAGCAAACCGGCAACAAGCTGGACCTCGTGATTGAGGGCAACGGGTTCTTTCAGGTCACGCTCCCGTCGGGGCAGGTCGCGTACACCCGTGCCGGCGCCTTCAAGATGGACGCCGACGGCAACGTGGTGACCTCCGACGGCTACCTGCTGGAGCCGCCCATAGCCATTCCCTCCGATGCCACCGACATCTCCGTGATGAACGACGGCACCGTGGCCGTGATGTCTCCGGGCAGCACTGAGCCGAAGACGGTCGGGACGATTCAGCTTGCCGTGTTCCCCAATCCCGCCGGGCTATCCAACCTCGGCCACAACCTCTACACCGCCACGGCAGCCTCCGGAGCCGCGAAGACCGCCAATCCAGGTCTCGAGGGAACCGGCACGATCAGCCAGGGAGTGCTGGAGCTGTCGAACGTCCAGGTCGTGGAAGAGATGGTCAACATGATCGTCGCCCAGCGGGCCTACGAGGCGAGTTCGCAGGCGATCAAGACGGCTGACCGGATGCTCGAGACCGCCAACAACGTCCAACGCTAACGACCGATAGCTGCAGCTCCGCGCCGGCTACCGAGTCACTGAGGAGAAGGGCCATGCTCACCCTTGCACTGTTGATCGCGGCCTCCTGGGCCTGGGCGCAACCAGCTCCCGCGCCACAGTCCATCAGCTTCCGCACTGAGACGGAAGTGGTCGGCGAGGCTGCGACCCTGGGTGAGCTCGCCACCCTTGAGCCGCCGGAGGCCGCTACCGGACTTGCCTCGCTGGTGGTCGCTGCGGCGCTGTCACCGGGACAGTCACGGAGTCTGACCGCGGGCTACCTGCGGCTTCGACTCCGCCATGCCGGGCTCGACCTGACCAGCGTGCAGGTCACGTGTCCCGAGCGGGTCACGGTGTCGCGGAAGGCGGTTGCTGCACCACCGACTGCGGAGACGAAGGCGAGGACGACGCCTGCGGCACAGGTCCCAGCGTCGCAGGTGCTGCGTCCCGGGGCCAGAGTCACGCTGCTGGTACGCGCCGGAGGACTGACGGTGCAGACACCCGGTGAGTGCATGGAGACTTGTGTGGCCCTGGGGACCGGACGATTCCGCGTGATCGAGACCCGTGCGACGGTGTATGCGCGAGTCCTCGACGCCACTTCCGCTGAGGTGATCCGATGAATGCTCTTCGACGGGCTCAGACCGGCCTGATCCTGCTTGTCATACCGATGCTGCTACTGTTGGGCACTGCGGCGATCGTCTGCCGCGCCGATGGGGCGGGTCTGTTCGCCTCCTTGTATGGCGACCGAGTTGCCCGCGGGATCGGCGATACGCTGCACCTGGTGATCGTGGAAGCAACGAGCGCCAACATGAAGACCGACCAGACGACGCAGCAGAAGACCGCTTCGGATATCGCCGGCGGCACCGGGAAGCTGAGTTTCCTGAAGGCGCTGGGGTTCAGCGGGTCCACGGCGTCCTCGGCCTCGGGCTCCTCGGCACGTGGTGGGACGATGAACGCGCGGATGACGGTGCGGATCGCCGAGTTGACCGAGGCGGGCAACCTGGTGATTGAGGGTCAGCGCTCTGTGGTGGTCAACAACGACAAGGAGACCATCACGATCCGCGGCGAGGTCCGCGGCAAGGATGTGCGGCCGGACAACACGATCTACTCCTACGACCTGGCCAACGTGCAGATCACCTACGCCGGTAGCGACCCGCGCAAGCCCGCACGCAAGGTCGGTCTGATCACCCGCCTCATCAACCTGGTGTTCTGAGGGAAACCATGACGGGATACGCTTCGGGTAAGGCGCGCCATCCCCGGCAGACTGCACTGAGAGCGGTGTTCGTGCTATCGCTCCTCGCGGGGCTCTTGCCACAGACCGGGCAGGCTGTGCCCTCGACGGCGGTGCGCCTCAAGGACATCGCGACCCTGGTGGGCACAACGGGCCAGAAGCTGATGGGCTACGGCCTGGTCGTGGGTCTCGACGGCACCGGCGACTCTACGCAGTCTGTGCTGACCGCTCAGGCCCTGGCGAACATGCTGGAGCACTTCGACCTCCGACTGCAGCCGTCGGAGGTCACGACGGAGAACGTCGCCGCGGTGATGGTGACCGCAGCCTTGCCCGCCGTCGCAAGAGAGGGCGACCGGCTGGACCTGACGGTCGCCTCGGTTGGCGATGCGAAGAGCCTCTATGGCGGCATCCTGCTTCCAACCCCGCTGCGAGGCGACGACGGCAACGTCTACGCCCTCGGTCAGGGCGCCGTCTCTATTGGTGGGATGAACGCCAAAGCCGGCGGCCAGAGCGTGCAGAAGAACCATGCGCTGACAGGCCAGGCTCCGGCTGCGGGGACGGTGATCAAGGCGGTCCAGGGCACTCCCACGACCGATCGGCTGCAGTTCTCGCTGCGCGATCCGGACTTCACGACGGCTTCCCGGGTGGCGCAGGCGATCAACGCGCAACTGGGCACCAAGGGTGCTCGACCGGTCGGCCCCGAGTGCGTCGAGGTAGCTGTGCCGCAGGAGCGACGGGGCGACGTCGTCGGGCTGATCGCGGAACTGGAGAGCCTGTCGGTGGTCGGCGATACGGCGGCCCGAGTCGTAGTCAATGAGCGCACGGGCACGATCATCATCGGCGGAGATGTGCGCATCCTGCCGGTAGCAGTGGCTCACGGCGGCCTGACCATCACCGTCAGCAGCGGGTTTGAGGTCTCGCAGCCGCCGCCCTTCTCCGGGAGCACGACGGTACTCGAATCGGCAGCAGGCAAGGGGCCGACAGAAGACGCTGCAGCTACGCCTGCGGAAGTGGCCCCGAAGCCGACCGGGAGCACTGGAGTTGCGTCCGCGGCGAAGCCACCGACGACGACTCCTGACCTGCCGGGAGCCCGGACGGTCGTGACACCACGGACCGACCTGAAGGTCGAGGAGCCTGCGTCGAGCCTGGTTGAGCTGCACCCACAGACCCGGCTCAGCGATCTGGTGGAGGCACTCAACGGACTGGGCGTCAAGCCTCGTGACCTGGTGGCGATCCTGCAGGCGCTGAAGACCGCCGGGGCACTGCAAGCCGAACTGGTGCTCATGTAGCAGGTCTTGTCAGCTCGCGTTGTGATGTCGGTCGCCTCTCAGTTCCGCTCGGGGGATTTGCCATGCTCATCAACTCAGCCCGTTCCGCAGACTCTGTCCAGGCTTCGTCGAAGCCCGTGGATCAGCGACTCATGAAGGCCTGCCAGGGCTTCGAGGCCATCTTTCTGCGGCAGTTGCTCACGACCGCCCAGCCCGAGGGTGCAGCCTCGGGGCTCTTCGCGTCGGAAGCGGGCGACTCCGTGCTGAAGGACCTGCGCACGACTGCACTTGCCGATTCGCTCGCCCAGTCCGGGGGCTTCGGGATCGCCGGGTCGCTGTACAAGAGCCTCAGCCACCACGCGGGAGGCGTCTCCTCAGCGGCATACCGACACCTCGGCGGGGAGGAGAGGTAGAAGATGCGCGTGGACCCGAGGGGCCCTGTGCCCAGGCCGGACTACCCTTCGGCGGCGGTGTGCAAGCCAAAGGACGCCGTCCGTTCTCA is part of the Armatimonadia bacterium genome and harbors:
- the flhA gene encoding flagellar biosynthesis protein FlhA; this translates as MIVLRRLAQQSDVLMAVGVIGLVGMLVIPLPPVLLDVLLTINIGMALCILLVSMYVEKPLDFGVFPSLLLVATLFRLALNVSSTRLILLHGAAGKVIEAFGRFVVGGDIVVGLILFLILVVIQFVVITNGAQRVAEVAARFTLDEMPGKQMSIDADLNAGLIGEAEAKARRRDMEREADFYGAMDGASKFVRGDAIAGIIIVVINLLGGIILGAVKLGLPIGEAVQRFSLLTVGDGLVSQIPALLVSTATGLVVTRAASEDNLGAEVCGQLVAQPRAVLIVGVVLVCFSLVPGLPSAAFVTVGGAVCAVAWYLLRKRPEAETEVAAATEAGTNFEPSPVDDLIQVDRLCLRIGYGLLSLTDPESGELLDRIAGVRKQIAQNLGLVVPPVRVRDDMTLGPHEYVIRIKEAEAGRGKLRPPMMMALSPSPEPPTIPGEDTLEPAFGLQAKWIRQQDATLAEARGYTVVDCATVIATHLSEVIKQRAADLLSRQDVQNMIDALREREPSVVNDTVPDLASVGQVQQALRALLAEGVPVRDFSTILESVGDGLRATQNLDDAVEVCRLSLSRVICSRYLSSDGSLRAITVHPDLERQCVESTFVTTQGPVCGLQVGLAMRLLTQVRDLAEAAMRAGHQPVLLTSPQARRPVRLLTARDFAGIPVVSHAEVPPDLEVQVIGQLALQAELSAA
- a CDS encoding flagellar hook-basal body protein is translated as MLREVYRSAATMFSELLRQDVHAHNLANVDTTGFKRCIARAVTGGNPQNQTVVSQSVDLRPGEVKQTGSALDVALRSRGYFVVDTGAGRLYTRNGHFTLNSQGYLVTTGGYRVLGTQGPMRLTGSDTLIAEDGTVYSDKQRVDRLLVVDFPAQSALSHRAGSAMTGSQGAVPVGTTSVMQGAVEGSNVDPVVEVVAMTDGYRLYEANARAINAADQSLGKLIEATTA
- the flgG gene encoding flagellar basal-body rod protein FlgG, which encodes MMRSLWSAATGMIAQQLNVDTIANNLANVNTAGYKKMRVDFQDLMYQTLRMPGSPSTQSVQLPTGLQVGLGTKAAATVKNFEQGTFEQTGNKLDLVIEGNGFFQVTLPSGQVAYTRAGAFKMDADGNVVTSDGYLLEPPIAIPSDATDISVMNDGTVAVMSPGSTEPKTVGTIQLAVFPNPAGLSNLGHNLYTATAASGAAKTANPGLEGTGTISQGVLELSNVQVVEEMVNMIVAQRAYEASSQAIKTADRMLETANNVQR
- a CDS encoding flagellar basal body L-ring protein FlgH, encoding MNALRRAQTGLILLVIPMLLLLGTAAIVCRADGAGLFASLYGDRVARGIGDTLHLVIVEATSANMKTDQTTQQKTASDIAGGTGKLSFLKALGFSGSTASSASGSSARGGTMNARMTVRIAELTEAGNLVIEGQRSVVVNNDKETITIRGEVRGKDVRPDNTIYSYDLANVQITYAGSDPRKPARKVGLITRLINLVF
- a CDS encoding flagellar basal body P-ring protein FlgI; protein product: MTGYASGKARHPRQTALRAVFVLSLLAGLLPQTGQAVPSTAVRLKDIATLVGTTGQKLMGYGLVVGLDGTGDSTQSVLTAQALANMLEHFDLRLQPSEVTTENVAAVMVTAALPAVAREGDRLDLTVASVGDAKSLYGGILLPTPLRGDDGNVYALGQGAVSIGGMNAKAGGQSVQKNHALTGQAPAAGTVIKAVQGTPTTDRLQFSLRDPDFTTASRVAQAINAQLGTKGARPVGPECVEVAVPQERRGDVVGLIAELESLSVVGDTAARVVVNERTGTIIIGGDVRILPVAVAHGGLTITVSSGFEVSQPPPFSGSTTVLESAAGKGPTEDAAATPAEVAPKPTGSTGVASAAKPPTTTPDLPGARTVVTPRTDLKVEEPASSLVELHPQTRLSDLVEALNGLGVKPRDLVAILQALKTAGALQAELVLM